The genomic region GCTAGAACTAGATGGATTTACTTAATAAATATATGTTCATTGTGAAACAGCCAACTGATTCTGGTGCTGAGGAAAGAAGAGGCATACAAATTATAGGCCAATACTCCACTGTAGTTGATACAGTAGGCCAATATCTACTAACTAACCATAATATCAGCttaccatatctactgtacatacctTTGATATTCAGAATAACTTGTAAACTTGCTGTGCTCCATTACTGTGCTCCATTACTCATCTGTCACAAGGTCCCTCCACCTCCCAGCTCTAACCTTCCTCTGcactcatccccatattgtttttatttactgttctgctcttttgcacaccagtatttctacttgcacatcatcatctgcacatctatcactccagtgttcatttgctaaattgtaattacttgctactatggcctatttattgccttacctcctcatgccatttgcacacactgtatataggctttctttttttctattgtgatattgactgtacacttgttaattccatgtgtaactctgtgttgttgtttgtgtcgcactgctttgctttatcttggccaggtcgcagttgtaaatcagAACTggttttcaactagcctacctggttaaataaaggtgaaataaaaaataacaaaataagcAAAGGAAGTGAGTCTAAAGTAAATTTAAAGAGGTATAGAAAAAATGTTACTCATGGATGTTACAAATGTTCCTTTGGAAGTGTATTACAAACTCTTGGCTTTGAAGTTTGCTTATTGATTATTTGGTGAGTCCACCACACAATTATTCTAAAATTATCTCTTGACCATATCGTTAacaaaatatactgtatatatcgaAGTCGTCAAGGACGGTAGGTGGCAGAATTGCATTTAGCTCGAGATGCTTTCTCTTCTTCGGTCTTGAGAGTCCTGAATAAACCTACTTCCGTTAGGTTCCGGATGTGGCGCCAAATTTGAAAAATATTCCTGTTTCAACTTGTATGAACGTAAACAGACAGCGAAAATTGATTATATTGCCGTTGAAGATAATACTACTTTTAGAAACATATCTGCAAACAAATGGACTCGTCGGCACGTTTTTTCACTAAGTTGCGAAACCTAGCCGTGAATTTGGAGACCGAAACTGCCAGTCTTCAACAGGCACACCAGAACTACGACGATGAAGGTAAAGTTATGAAACAGACTTACACTCAAATGTTATTTCGGCTAACGTGTCTAGTCAGTCAATGCACCACCAGTGACTAGTGTATTCTTGTATACTGTAAAATTGTGTTTCAGATCATAGCACTGAGGGTGCAGTGGGAGTTCTGCAAGAGCTGCACTCCGAGGTCAGGGGACTCAAGGTAACTGTCAATTTAGCACCTGCTGAGCTGTTTGAACAGCTCTGTGTATCTTATATAGCTATGTGATTCATTAGTATACAGATATTTACATAACTGGCTTGTTTTGCATGCCCAGGGCCAGGTGAAGGAGCAGCTGGTACGCCAGCAGGCAGGGGAGAATGATTTGAGGAGCTTTATAAAGATGTGTATGGTGCTGAAGCAGAGGACCACAGAGGACATCCAGAGACTGATGAGACACTATGAAAAATATGGCTACAGAGCGCCTAAGAGCACACAGAAACAATCAGGTAGGAAAGTATCTCTATTTAACACTTCACGTAGTATGTTAATCATTCAGTATTTGGTTTGGTTTACTTGATATGcactcagtgtacaaaacattaaggacacctgctctttctatgacatagactaaccaggttgaagctatgatcccttattgatgtcacctgttaaatccacttcaatcagtgtagatgaaggggaagagaggttaaagaaggatttttaagccttgatattgtgtgtgtgtgccattcagagggtgggtGGGcaaatcaacatgggccagcattcctgtggaacgctttcgacacattGTAGTCCATGCCtgactaattgaggctgttcaaTGCAAAAGGACTTGAAACAATTTCAACAGAAGATTTGACAAATTTACttgaacagtgcagatgcaaagtttggtaacagaatgacggcaCAAATTAGTCCTTATGCGTAGTTGTATGAtttttaactttgcaatcattggtttttgtttggcatttCAATGTGTAAAATCTGAGTTTCAGCATCtatctgttactgtggaattgcccatTTCTATCTGAATATTCTCCTTCTGACCTGTTGGTTTATCTAGATATCTTGTCTCTCCCACAGAGTCGAACGGTCAGGAGGCAGAAGCTTCAGAGAAAGAGGACAAGGGTGAGaccgagggaggagaggaggaccaggaggaaggagagggataccTCACCTCAGTGACCCCTCTGAAGATGCCCCCTCCGCCCTTCATTGACCCCTTGCGCACCCCCCAGCTCTCTGACTTCGGCCTGTCGGAGATCCACCTGAAGAGGGTGTTGGGTGGCACAGTGTTTTCCAGCGCTGAGGCCCCCATGCCCATGATGACCCTCCCTCTGCCGTCTCTAGTCCTAGCCATGCAGCCGCCCATGCCCAAAACGCCCAAGTGCACCTTGCGTATGGACGAAGATGACGACCTCCTGACCCCCCGCATGGTCGACTTTGGCCTCACGGAACACACTGTGTGTCTCAACAATGACTTCACCATGGACCTGCAGCGCAAGAAGCCCACAAAGCCTCTCAggtgtgtagtataatactgttctgtctgtctctgattgACTTTCAAATCCACTACTTGGCTGGTTAACAGCTTCCAAAGTTTCACCGAAGTTCCTACAATAATGAATAAGTCAGCCTTCTTAAGTTAGAATGTCCTGTGCTCTTAGTCTTATGAATGGTGTTGTTTTGTTAACAGCTCAGCAGTGTCCTTGGGCTTGGGAGCAATGTCACAGAGACCGGCACatgttctctccactcctccatcaaACTCCATGATGTACAGCCTGGCTACCATGGAGTCCCCCGAGCCGCCTGTATTTTGCACCCCAGGTCTGAAGATAACAAAGTCTCAGCGACAcgctctgtcccctcctctgcaGGGAGAGATTGACCCAGAGTCCCCCTGTCGCCTTGGCAACCACCAAGCCACCCCTGAGGTCCCAGCATTTGAGACACCATACATCAACAGACTCCTTAGCACCAGAAAGGTGTGTTACTGTCAGTTGGTCAACGTGTCTGTTTGTTTATACATTTATCTATTTATGGAGACCATAGACCATAAACTACAAATTGCACTCAAATATAGTGAGTAACTGTCATGTTGTTACAGGGtgagagaaacacacaggcaGATGAAGACCAAGACCAAGATCACTCAGAACTTCCAAACTCCAATAGAGGCTCCAGTCAAGCCTGGTCATATAATGTGTCAGAGATATCAATCATTGGATGTACAGAGGAAAAACTTACACCAGAGATGCCAAGCCTAGAGTCCTTTCTGGGCAGCTCTCTACCCTATGTAAGCTGAAACTGCTATAAAGGCCCTTGAGTGCTTACTTTCCCCCTGTTGCTGATGATGTTGGTATAGTTAAGTTTGAGTGTATATATTTTGCATCACTGTCTCTCATCTCCTT from Oncorhynchus masou masou isolate Uvic2021 chromosome 29, UVic_Omas_1.1, whole genome shotgun sequence harbors:
- the ska3 gene encoding spindle and kinetochore-associated protein 3, with translation MDSSARFFTKLRNLAVNLETETASLQQAHQNYDDEDHSTEGAVGVLQELHSEVRGLKGQVKEQLVRQQAGENDLRSFIKMCMVLKQRTTEDIQRLMRHYEKYGYRAPKSTQKQSESNGQEAEASEKEDKGETEGGEEDQEEGEGYLTSVTPLKMPPPPFIDPLRTPQLSDFGLSEIHLKRVLGGTVFSSAEAPMPMMTLPLPSLVLAMQPPMPKTPKCTLRMDEDDDLLTPRMVDFGLTEHTVCLNNDFTMDLQRKKPTKPLSSAVSLGLGAMSQRPAHVLSTPPSNSMMYSLATMESPEPPVFCTPGLKITKSQRHALSPPLQGEIDPESPCRLGNHQATPEVPAFETPYINRLLSTRKGERNTQADEDQDQDHSELPNSNRGSSQAWSYNVSEISIIGCTEEKLTPEMPSLESFLGSSLPYRGGGGTSGEQTMGSGEPPLSFLDQDGPTQTFNLRTPRVRGDYPEPSTPEMPDLSSVTQDIFKLISQSKKLPTAVVQPHLKPSTLHTATGKENRAQSLAVVSEREFLSLPSYLRQIPLSSLNQVIQKINDAKEERGHSGDAGPAWFLMEELKRITGVGTKAPMYFLCLTELKRLEHVQGVGTSAMYKVLSKTRT